The Deinococcus wulumuqiensis R12 genome has a window encoding:
- the metK gene encoding methionine adenosyltransferase has translation MRKFYTSESVSEGHPDKLSDFISDSILDEFLRQEATSRVAVETLVTTGMAVVAGEVRAHTAHVDIQKTVREAVMKVGYTRANYGFDAEYSAVLVAIHEQSPEIASGVDHSEEWREMSDEERQKPENAYSRVGAGDQGLMFGYATDETPELMPLPISLAHGLTRKLAELRKDGTLPYLRPDAKAQVTVVRNGEPHSATETAVDTIVISTQHSEDVTQEQIRADMLAHVIPAVIPAELLTPDTRYFINPSGRFVIGGPHGDTGLTGRKIIVDTYGGAVPHGGGAFSGKDPTKVDRSAAYYARYVAKNIVAAGLARRALVEIAYAIGRAHPVSLRVDTYGTGTVSDEKLAELVSAHFDARPQAIIAQLDLQRPIYAQTAAYGHFGRPEFPWEQTDKAQALRAAAQG, from the coding sequence GTGCGCAAGTTCTACACCTCGGAATCGGTGTCCGAAGGGCACCCCGACAAACTTTCCGACTTCATCTCGGACAGCATCCTCGACGAGTTTCTGCGTCAGGAGGCGACCAGCCGCGTGGCGGTCGAGACGCTGGTGACGACCGGCATGGCGGTGGTGGCGGGCGAGGTGCGTGCCCACACCGCCCATGTGGACATCCAGAAAACGGTGCGCGAGGCCGTGATGAAGGTCGGCTACACCCGCGCCAACTACGGCTTCGACGCCGAATACAGCGCGGTGCTGGTTGCCATCCACGAGCAGTCGCCCGAAATCGCCAGCGGGGTGGACCACTCCGAGGAATGGCGCGAGATGAGCGACGAGGAACGCCAGAAGCCGGAAAACGCCTACAGCCGGGTCGGCGCGGGTGACCAGGGCCTGATGTTCGGCTACGCCACCGACGAAACGCCCGAGCTGATGCCGCTGCCGATCAGCCTCGCGCACGGCCTGACCCGCAAACTGGCCGAACTGCGCAAGGACGGCACCCTGCCCTACCTGCGCCCCGACGCCAAGGCCCAGGTCACGGTCGTTCGCAACGGCGAGCCACACAGCGCCACTGAAACGGCGGTGGACACCATCGTCATTTCCACCCAGCACTCCGAAGACGTGACCCAGGAGCAGATTCGTGCCGACATGCTCGCGCACGTCATTCCGGCGGTCATTCCGGCTGAGCTGCTCACGCCGGACACCCGTTACTTCATCAACCCCAGCGGGCGCTTCGTCATCGGCGGGCCGCACGGCGACACCGGCCTGACCGGACGCAAGATCATCGTGGACACCTACGGCGGCGCGGTGCCGCACGGCGGCGGGGCGTTTTCCGGCAAGGACCCGACCAAGGTGGACCGCTCGGCGGCCTACTACGCCCGCTACGTCGCCAAGAACATCGTCGCGGCGGGGCTGGCGCGGCGGGCACTGGTCGAAATCGCTTACGCGATTGGCCGCGCCCACCCGGTGTCGCTGCGCGTGGACACCTACGGCACCGGCACCGTCAGCGACGAAAAACTGGCCGAACTGGTCAGCGCGCACTTCGACGCCCGTCCGCAGGCCATCATCGCGCAGCTCGACCTGCAACGCCCCATCTACGCGCAGACCGCCGCCTACGGCCACTTCGGGCGCCCCGAGTTCCCCTGGGAGCAGACCGACAAGGCGCAGGCGCTGAGGGCTGCGGCACAGGGCTGA
- a CDS encoding AzlD domain-containing protein, producing the protein MSTTVILLLMWAVTYPMRLLGLSLGGVRLPPFWLNFLKFVPVSVFAALVVPDVLGSPEWTWRLPAALVAGLLIWRTRNLGAGILAGFAAYWLVRGAGL; encoded by the coding sequence ATGAGCACGACCGTCATCCTGCTGCTGATGTGGGCCGTGACCTATCCCATGCGGCTGCTCGGCCTGTCGCTCGGCGGCGTGCGGCTGCCCCCCTTCTGGCTCAACTTTCTGAAGTTCGTGCCGGTCAGCGTGTTCGCGGCCCTGGTCGTCCCGGACGTGCTCGGCAGTCCCGAATGGACCTGGCGCCTGCCCGCTGCCCTGGTCGCGGGCCTGCTGATCTGGCGCACCAGAAACCTCGGGGCGGGCATCCTGGCAGGCTTCGCGGCCTACTGGCTGGTGCGGGGGGCCGGGCTGTAG
- the rsmI gene encoding 16S rRNA (cytidine(1402)-2'-O)-methyltransferase — MRTEDDAAQNDGAEHDGAEHDGFGWDRPASPDPAEGGRVWLVPTPVGNLGDLTLRALEVLRGADAVACEDTRRTGALLSHLDIRRPLVRLDAHTMHRAAQVLEKYPRLAYVSDAGTPGISDPGAELVQAALDLDLPVEVLPGATAFVPALVLSGLPTARFTFEGFLPRSGRERKERLSAIASRAETTLLYESPHRLHATLLDLALHCGDGRAASVTRELSKRFEETRRGPLSELAEHFAGGVRGEIVVVVSGRSDEEAQAGAPDYAALAAQLAAEGLSVRDLRARLMAAGLRKNEAYALALQAGGPAIASDTL, encoded by the coding sequence ATGCGGACTGAGGACGACGCAGCCCAGAACGACGGGGCCGAGCACGATGGGGCTGAGCACGACGGGTTCGGCTGGGACCGGCCCGCCAGCCCTGACCCGGCGGAGGGAGGCCGCGTCTGGCTGGTGCCCACCCCGGTCGGCAACCTCGGGGACCTGACGCTGCGGGCGCTGGAGGTGCTGCGCGGCGCCGACGCGGTGGCCTGCGAGGACACCCGCCGCACGGGGGCGCTGCTGTCCCACCTGGACATTCGCCGCCCGCTGGTGAGGCTCGACGCCCACACCATGCACCGCGCCGCACAGGTGCTCGAAAAGTACCCCCGGCTCGCCTACGTGTCCGACGCGGGTACGCCCGGCATCAGCGACCCGGGCGCGGAACTGGTGCAGGCGGCCCTCGACCTCGATTTGCCGGTGGAGGTGTTGCCCGGCGCCACCGCCTTCGTGCCTGCGCTGGTGCTCTCGGGGCTGCCCACCGCCCGCTTTACCTTCGAGGGCTTCTTGCCCCGCAGCGGGCGCGAGCGCAAGGAGCGGCTCTCGGCCATCGCGTCCCGCGCGGAAACGACCCTGCTGTACGAAAGCCCCCACCGCCTGCACGCCACGCTGCTGGACCTCGCGCTGCACTGCGGCGACGGACGGGCGGCGAGCGTGACCCGCGAACTGTCCAAACGCTTCGAGGAAACGCGGCGCGGCCCGCTGAGCGAGCTGGCGGAGCATTTTGCCGGGGGCGTGCGCGGCGAAATCGTGGTGGTCGTCTCGGGGCGCAGTGACGAGGAAGCGCAGGCCGGGGCGCCCGACTACGCCGCCCTCGCCGCCCAGCTCGCCGCCGAGGGCCTGAGCGTGCGCGACCTCCGCGCCCGGCTGATGGCGGCGGGCCTGCGCAAAAACGAGGCCTATGCCCTGGCGCTGCAAGCGGGCGGGCCGGCGATTGCCTCGGATACCCTGTGA
- a CDS encoding AzlC family ABC transporter permease: MTFSTSFWQGFRALVPVWLGTVPFALAYAVTARGAGLSVWETCLMSLTTFAGASQFAAAGMFGAHAGGLSIVLTTFLLNARHMLYGLSLAQQMPLTPLQRLTAAQFLTDEAYGVAVVNGARQPGSLNFAFLLGAELSLYLSWNVSTLLGALAGSVLPPPEQLGVGVVFPLAFLGLLVPLISDRLGLLVALVAGLGAWGLSRVLPGGLVILAAGVGGALLGAVLMTRREQRAGAQP; the protein is encoded by the coding sequence ATGACTTTTTCCACTTCTTTTTGGCAGGGCTTCCGGGCGCTGGTGCCGGTCTGGTTGGGCACCGTGCCCTTTGCGCTGGCCTACGCCGTGACAGCGCGGGGCGCGGGGCTGAGCGTCTGGGAGACCTGCCTGATGAGCCTGACCACCTTCGCCGGGGCCTCACAGTTTGCGGCGGCGGGGATGTTCGGTGCGCACGCCGGCGGGCTGAGCATCGTCCTGACCACCTTTTTGCTCAATGCCCGGCATATGCTCTACGGCCTGAGTCTGGCCCAGCAGATGCCACTGACGCCACTTCAGCGCCTGACCGCCGCGCAGTTTCTGACCGACGAAGCGTATGGCGTGGCGGTCGTGAACGGTGCCCGGCAGCCCGGCAGTCTGAATTTTGCCTTCCTGCTGGGGGCCGAACTCAGCCTCTACCTGTCGTGGAACGTCAGCACCCTGCTGGGGGCGCTGGCCGGGTCGGTGCTGCCCCCGCCCGAACAGCTCGGGGTGGGCGTGGTGTTTCCCCTCGCTTTCCTGGGGCTGCTGGTGCCGCTGATCTCCGACCGGCTCGGCCTGCTGGTGGCGCTGGTGGCCGGTCTGGGCGCCTGGGGCCTCTCGCGGGTGCTGCCGGGCGGACTGGTGATTCTGGCAGCCGGCGTCGGTGGGGCGCTGCTGGGCGCGGTCCTGATGACGCGGCGGGAGCAGCGGGCAGGAGCGCAGCCATGA
- the coaD gene encoding pantetheine-phosphate adenylyltransferase, producing the protein MNAVFPGSFDPVTSGHMDVLTRASHMFEQVTVTVMHNARKQGHHLFTLEERLEILREATAGLPNVRVDSFGGLLVDYVAQQERSVIVRGLRAVSDYEYELQIAHLNRQIGEVETVFIMAATQWSFVSSSMVKEIASYGGQIHEMVPPASEAALRRKFAEMYATKAGEAG; encoded by the coding sequence ATGAACGCCGTTTTCCCCGGTTCCTTTGATCCCGTGACCTCCGGGCACATGGACGTGCTGACGCGTGCCAGCCACATGTTCGAGCAAGTCACCGTCACCGTCATGCACAACGCCCGCAAGCAGGGCCACCACCTCTTCACCCTGGAAGAGCGGCTGGAGATTTTGCGCGAGGCCACCGCCGGGCTGCCCAACGTCCGGGTGGACAGCTTCGGTGGGCTGCTGGTGGACTACGTGGCGCAGCAGGAGAGGAGCGTCATCGTGCGCGGCCTGCGGGCGGTCAGCGACTACGAGTACGAACTCCAGATCGCCCACCTCAACCGCCAGATCGGCGAGGTCGAAACGGTGTTCATCATGGCGGCGACGCAGTGGAGCTTCGTCAGCAGCAGCATGGTCAAGGAAATCGCCAGCTACGGCGGCCAGATTCACGAGATGGTGCCCCCCGCCAGCGAAGCGGCGCTGCGGCGCAAGTTTGCCGAGATGTACGCGACGAAGGCGGGCGAAGCGGGCTGA
- the ftsZ gene encoding cell division protein FtsZ: MQAARIRVIGLGGAGNNAVNRMIESGLEGVEFIAGNTDAQVLAKSHAEVRIQLGDRLTRGLGAGADPKVGEEAAVEDRDRIKEYLDDTDMLFITAGMGGGTGTGSAPVVAEIAREMGILTVGIVTRPFKFEGPKRMRVAEEGMSKLADRVDGMIVVNNEKLLTAVDKKVSFREAFLIADRVLYYGVKGISDVINVEGMINLDFADVRNLLANSGTVLMGIGAGRGDKMAEEAALSAIHSPLLERGIQGARRILVNVTGGYDLSMTDANEIVEKIREATEIEDPDILFGITPDEAAGDEVRVTVIATGFGDSGYTAPLGGVVSGGRGGYDQNYGSGLVRPVRGGPSGLSGGSNYDPKDYDIPAFLRNVGGQ; the protein is encoded by the coding sequence ATGCAAGCGGCCAGAATTCGCGTAATTGGCTTGGGCGGGGCCGGCAACAATGCCGTCAACCGCATGATCGAATCGGGACTCGAAGGCGTCGAGTTCATCGCCGGGAACACCGACGCGCAGGTGCTCGCCAAGAGCCACGCCGAAGTGCGGATTCAGCTCGGTGACCGCCTGACCCGTGGTCTGGGGGCGGGCGCGGACCCCAAGGTGGGCGAGGAAGCCGCCGTCGAGGACCGTGACCGCATCAAGGAATATCTCGACGACACCGACATGCTCTTTATCACGGCGGGCATGGGCGGCGGCACCGGCACCGGCTCGGCGCCCGTGGTGGCCGAGATCGCCCGCGAAATGGGCATCCTGACGGTCGGCATCGTGACCCGTCCCTTCAAGTTCGAAGGCCCCAAGCGCATGCGCGTGGCGGAAGAAGGCATGAGCAAGCTGGCCGACCGGGTGGACGGCATGATTGTCGTCAACAACGAAAAGCTGCTGACCGCCGTGGACAAGAAGGTGTCGTTCCGCGAAGCCTTCCTGATTGCCGACCGCGTGCTGTACTACGGCGTCAAGGGCATCAGCGACGTGATCAACGTCGAGGGCATGATCAACCTCGACTTTGCCGACGTGCGCAACCTGCTCGCCAACTCCGGCACCGTCCTGATGGGCATCGGCGCGGGCCGGGGCGACAAGATGGCCGAGGAAGCGGCCCTGAGCGCCATTCACTCGCCGCTGCTCGAACGCGGCATTCAGGGCGCCCGCCGCATTCTGGTCAACGTGACCGGCGGCTACGACCTGTCCATGACCGACGCCAACGAAATCGTGGAGAAAATCCGCGAGGCCACCGAGATCGAGGACCCCGACATCCTCTTCGGCATCACCCCCGACGAAGCGGCGGGCGACGAAGTGCGCGTGACCGTCATCGCCACCGGCTTCGGCGACAGTGGCTACACCGCGCCCCTGGGCGGCGTGGTCAGCGGCGGACGCGGCGGCTACGACCAGAACTACGGCAGCGGCCTGGTGCGCCCCGTGCGTGGCGGCCCCAGCGGCCTGAGTGGCGGCAGCAACTACGACCCCAAGGACTACGACATCCCCGCCTTCTTGCGGAACGTGGGCGGCCAGTAA
- a CDS encoding RsmD family RNA methyltransferase: MSIRILGGVAKGRELRVPDSARPSGARIRKSLFDLLAARAPAGRFPDFLDLHGGSGAIGLEAASRGWRVTLIEKDSRAVGALEKNARALGLNARVLRGDALGQLPRVGQADIIFSDPPYQADIPGVARAVLDSGAVRPGGVVICQHPTQVSLPEHAGYTRDVRRQGSNVLTFYWRDGSESAGAESASAEPAE, encoded by the coding sequence TTGAGCATTCGTATTCTGGGCGGCGTCGCCAAGGGGCGCGAACTGCGGGTGCCCGACTCGGCGCGGCCCAGCGGCGCCCGCATTCGCAAAAGCCTGTTCGACCTGCTGGCGGCCCGCGCCCCTGCCGGACGCTTTCCCGATTTTCTCGACCTGCACGGCGGCAGCGGCGCCATCGGCCTGGAAGCGGCCAGCCGGGGATGGCGCGTGACCCTGATCGAAAAAGACAGCCGGGCGGTGGGGGCACTGGAGAAAAACGCCCGCGCCCTGGGACTGAACGCGCGGGTTCTGCGCGGCGACGCGCTCGGGCAGCTCCCCCGCGTCGGGCAGGCCGACATCATTTTCAGCGACCCGCCGTATCAGGCCGATATCCCCGGCGTGGCGCGGGCAGTGCTGGACAGCGGCGCGGTGCGGCCCGGCGGCGTGGTGATCTGCCAGCATCCCACGCAGGTCTCGCTGCCTGAACACGCCGGATACACGCGCGACGTGCGGCGTCAGGGCAGCAACGTGCTGACGTTTTACTGGCGCGACGGGTCCGAGTCAGCAGGGGCCGAGTCAGCAAGTGCCGAGCCGGCAGAGTAA
- the pfkA gene encoding 6-phosphofructokinase, whose amino-acid sequence MTQPDIAHPNLAGIKRVAVLTSGGDAPGMNAAIRAVVRTGAQQGIEVVGVRRGFSGLHRGELQRLGPRDVANTIQRGGTILLTARSHTWRTPEGRAKGAAVLREWGVDGLIVIGGDGSFHGGHFLQEEHGIPVIGVPGTIDNDLYGTDHTIGYFTAVETALSAVDKLRDTGASHERIFVIEVMGRHAGHIALDVAVAGGAEEVFIPEDKKPIGDVVAIVKDSVAKGKRGSIIIVAEGYQGGAEAVAEAIQEGTGLETRVSILGHIQRGGTPVSSDRILASRLGEAAVYALMDGKKGVMVGRTAGGITYTPLHETWEKRKDVSRDLYRCAKMLSI is encoded by the coding sequence ATGACCCAACCTGACATTGCCCACCCCAATCTCGCCGGGATCAAGCGCGTGGCCGTCCTGACCAGCGGCGGCGACGCACCCGGCATGAACGCCGCCATTCGCGCCGTGGTCCGCACCGGCGCCCAGCAGGGCATCGAGGTCGTCGGTGTGCGCCGGGGCTTTTCGGGCCTGCACCGGGGGGAGCTGCAACGGCTCGGGCCGCGTGACGTCGCCAACACCATTCAGCGCGGCGGCACGATTCTGCTCACGGCCCGCAGCCACACCTGGCGCACGCCGGAGGGCCGGGCCAAAGGCGCCGCCGTGCTGCGCGAGTGGGGCGTGGACGGCCTGATCGTGATCGGGGGCGACGGCTCCTTTCACGGGGGCCACTTCCTGCAGGAGGAGCACGGCATTCCGGTCATCGGCGTGCCGGGCACCATCGACAACGACCTGTACGGCACCGACCACACCATCGGCTACTTCACGGCGGTGGAAACGGCGCTCTCGGCGGTGGACAAGCTGCGCGACACCGGGGCGAGCCACGAGCGCATCTTCGTGATCGAGGTCATGGGCCGCCACGCCGGGCACATCGCGCTGGACGTGGCGGTGGCGGGCGGCGCCGAGGAAGTGTTTATTCCCGAGGACAAAAAACCCATCGGCGACGTGGTGGCCATCGTCAAGGACAGTGTCGCCAAGGGCAAGCGCGGCAGCATCATCATCGTGGCCGAGGGCTATCAGGGCGGCGCCGAGGCGGTTGCCGAAGCGATTCAGGAAGGCACCGGCCTGGAAACCCGCGTCAGCATCCTGGGCCACATCCAGCGCGGCGGCACCCCGGTCAGCTCCGACCGCATCCTGGCGAGCCGCCTGGGTGAAGCCGCCGTCTACGCCCTGATGGACGGCAAAAAAGGCGTGATGGTGGGCCGCACCGCTGGCGGCATCACCTACACCCCCCTGCACGAAACCTGGGAAAAGCGCAAGGACGTGAGCCGCGACCTTTACCGCTGCGCCAAGATGCTGAGCATCTGA